A genomic stretch from Microplitis mediator isolate UGA2020A chromosome 10, iyMicMedi2.1, whole genome shotgun sequence includes:
- the LOC130675532 gene encoding uncharacterized protein LOC130675532, whose amino-acid sequence MENEDIDSLAQLIPEEDEFYMKNFGIGEQTSHEEQEYRLRVIAEARMDVSSDSETENSEPQSLIGDQRGGVLTRRARLKIQAANQQALSQRSEENNFWSVEPPGQRFIIEKEHSKHFKKFGAKGVESVIRILQPPTNTNKVQWLEGGLRDIITHITSKCRGHDYVGFTINSDKFTSGPVWSRFKQANAYTPDDLGLLLSNVAQSAGTITTDDQLVITVSTVDGIEGTGRKLLTHQYIYKKSIIPINNNDNLCLPRSLVVGRAYVERGEIRTGTLHRKWKSITDNRCTLQKKEALSLVHKAGVKISSKGCGIEHVFTFQKYFERLGIAIVIYEFLTLGKGDKPIFDGRETVQLTFGCIQHVIYILYYEDSQHFQPIVNLTGAIGSKMFCNLCNIGYTRGSEHRCSKRCPRCKQIPVCNYVCKRICTLCNRWFSNNKCFENHLVKGSSNLRGKSKDTSVCETVKICTVCCRLTRLGSANPHECNIVFCRVCNSKRPINHYCYMSPLMVKKLPKVVFLFYDFETQQHNLVKGSRDTYLHIPNLCVVQKTCSYCCDDKDVSDICNFCGQREFLFDKNPVEELIKLSLQTYNGFTKVICIAHNAGSFDGQFILRCMLERNKARLPKLILNGTKIIVMTLGNTIFLDSLNYLHMPLRNLPKTFGFAGEIEKGFFPHFFNTPENVNYIGPMPDIKYYAPDTMLNTERDCFVAWYNEKKQANYIFNFQQEFKFYCQTDVTVLRRACMSFRELFIKCGNVCPFAECTTIASTVSKIFRRNFLKPDTIAILPPNGCYRWRSTQSIKAISWLILKEYELGCQIINAARCKEYRLEGGIAVDGYYVDSKTNERIVLQFHGCFWHGCLSCYRVNRDKELGKGDTMDERYENTLATSEKISRLGYKLIEIWECEYDKLLLRDPEKASFLRSHPLLDKHPLNPRDAFFGGRTENFIQLYDAEEGEKIKYVDVCSLYPYICKTGKFPIGHPKIFTGDECLQLIKENKDLSDIEGLVKCTILAPRDLYHPVLPCKLHNRLIFALCYTCALSLNQHDCDHDEDSLRAFTGTWVVDEIRKAISKGYIIIKVHEIWQYEIAQHNPEKGSEGLFTDDINMFLKIKTESSGYPKDCITEQEKDAYIAEYEKAEGVKLDKEKITKNEGLRAVAKLSLNSLWGKFGQRENLPQTEIITTRARLMEMLTDSQIEITGFLPVNDKTIYLNYINCADSVTASPTTNVVIAAYTTAQARLKLYSYLENLGERVLYCDTDSCIYISKDNQYEPPTGKFLGDLTDELESYGPGSYISSFVTGGPKFYAYIVRKTDDSTSEVCKVKGITLNFENSQKINYNTIRSFILGDNTEPIIVKFDAIRRTLFHDVVTRKESKTTKLQYKKRRLTNEHRSLPFGYLTL is encoded by the exons atggAAAATGAGGATATTGACTCTCTTGCACAATTAATACCTGAAGAAgatgaattttatatgaaaaatttcggTATTGGTGAACAAACAAGCCACGAAGAGCAAGAATATAGACTTCGCGTAATAGCTGAAGCCCGTATGGATGTCTCTTCTGATTCTGAAACGGAGAATAGTGAACCTCAATCCTTAAtag gCGATCAACGAGGCGGTGTTTTAACCAGAAGGGCACGTTTGAAAATCCAAGCAGCTAATCAACAAGCACTCTCACAACGTTCTGAAGAGAATAATTTTTGGAGTGTTGAGCCACCAGGCCAgcgttttattattgaaaaagaaCACtctaaacattttaaaaaattcggcGCAAAAGGGGTGGAGAGCGTTATTCGTATCTTACAACCACCTACAAATACCAATAAAGTTCAATGGCTTGAAGGTGGTTTGAGAGACATTATAACGCATATTACCTCGAAATGTAGAGGTCATGATTATGTGGGGTTTACAATCAACAGCGATAAATTCACGTCAGGACCCGTATGGTCTCGTTTTAAGCAAGCTAACGCATATACGCCTGACGATCTAGGCTTATTACTAAGTAACGTAGCACAAAGTGCCGGTACTATCACAACAGACGATCAATTAGTCATTACAGTCTCTACTGTAGATGGTATTGAAGGCACAGGTCGAAAACTTTTAACGcatcaatatatttacaaaaaatctataattCCTATCaataataacgataatttATGTTTACCGCGGTCATTAGTAGTTGGTCGGGCCTACGTTGAAAGAGGTGAAATACGTACAGGTACGTTACATCGGAAATGGAAATCAATCACCGATAATAGATGTACCCTACAAAAAAAGGAAGCGTTGTCTTTGGTTCATAAAGCGggtgttaaaatttctagTAAGGGTTGTGGTATCGAACACGTctttacttttcaaaaatattttgagcgGTTGGGTATAGCTAttgtaatttatgaatttttaactctAGGTAAAGGTGACAAACCTATATTTGACGGGCGCGAAACTGTTCAATTAACTTTTGGCTGTATACAacatgttatatatatattatactacGAAGATTCACAACATTTTCAAccaattgtaaatttaacaggGGCTATAGGTAGTAAAAtgttttgtaatttatgtaatataggTTATACAAGGGGTTCAGAACATAGATGTTCTAAAAGATGCCCTCGTTGTAAACAAATACCTGTTTGTAATTATGTATGTAAACGCATTTGTACATTATGCAATAGGTGGTTTTCAAATAACAAATGTTTTGAAAACCACCTTGTTAAGGGTTCTAGTAATTTACGAGGGAAAAGTAAAGATACCAGCGTCTGTGAAACAGTAAAAATCTGTACTGTATGCTGCCGTCTAACACGTTTGGGCAGTGCAAATCCTCACGAATGTAATATCGTATTTTGTAGAGTATGTAACAGTAAAAGACCTATTAATCACTATTGTTATATGTCACCATTAATGGTAAAAAAGTTACCAAAAgttgtgtttttattttatgattttgagACACAGCAGCATAACCTCGTTAAAGGCTCTCGTGATACATATCTTCACATTCCTAATTTATGTGTCGTACAAAAAACATGTTCTTATTGTTGTGATGATAAAGATGTTTCAGATATTTGCAATTTTTGTGGTCAACGTGAATTcctttttgataaaaatcctGTTGAAGAACTTATTAAGTTATCATTACAAACTTATAACGgttttacaaaagtaatttgtaTTGCACACAATGCTGGTAGCTTCGACGGACAGTTTATTTTACGGTGTATGTTAGAACGTAACAAAGCTCGTTTACCTAAATTAATACTAAACGGTACTAAAATTATCGTGATGACTCTGGGGAATACTATATTTTTAGATAGCTTAAATTATTTGCACATGCCCTTACGTAACTTACCTAAAACTTTCGGATTTGCTGGAGAAATAGAAAAAGGGTTTTTTCCACACTTTTTTAATACACctgaaaatgtaaattatataGGCCCTATGcctgatataaaatattatgcgCCGGATACAATGCTCAACACCGAGCGTGATTGTTTCGTGGCATggtataatgaaaaaaaacaagcaaattatattttcaatttccaaCAAGAGTTCAAGTTTTACTGCCAAACAGACGTTACGGTTTTACGCCGAGCTTGTATGTCGTTTCGggaattgtttataaaatgcGGTAATGTTTGCCCGTTTGCTGAATGCACCACAATAGCATCAacagtttcaaaaatatttagacgAAATTTTCTTAAGCCTGATACGATAGCTATTTTACCGCCTAATGGGTGTTATAGGTGGCGGTCAACACAATCTATTAAAGCTATTTCATGGCTGATATTAAAAGAATACGAACTAGGTTGTCAAATTATCAATGCCGCACGTTGCAAAGAATATCGTTTAGAAGGGGGTATAGCTGTTGACGGTTATTATGTAGATAGTAAAACTAATGAGCGCATCGTCTTACAGTTTCATGGATGTTTTTGGCATGGATGTTTATCGTGTTATCGGGTGAATCGTGATAAAGAATTAGGTAAAGGCGATACTATGGATGAGCGATACGAGAATACTTTAgcaacttccgaaaaaatcagtcgtttaggttataaattaatagaaatatggGAGTGTGAATATGATAAACTTTTGTTGAGAGATCCAGAAAAAGCTAGCTTTTTACGGTCACACCCTTTGCTTGATAAACACCCTTTGAATCCTCGTGATGCTTTTTTCGGGGGTCgcactgaaaattttatacagtTATACGATGCCgaagaaggagaaaaaataaaatatgttgatGTTTGCTCACTTTATCCGTATATTTGTAAGACAGGTAAATTTCCTATAGGTCACCCTAAAATTTTTACGGGTGATGAATGCTTGCAACTTATTAAAGAGAATAAGGATCTATCTGATATCGAGGGTCTTGTAAAATGCACAATTTTGGCTCCACGCGACCTTTATCATCCCGTATTACCATGTAAACTTCATAATAGGCTTATCTTTGCCTTGTGTTATACATGCGCTTTATCTTTAAATCAACATGATTGTGATCACGATGAGGATAGCCTTAGAGCGTTTACAGGCACATGGGTAGTTGATGAAATACGTAAAGCAATAAGTAAAGgatatattatcattaaagTACATGAGATATGGCAGTATGAAATAGCGCAACATAATCCGGAAAAGGGGTCAGAGGGTTTATTTACTgatgatataaatatgtttttgaaaattaaaacagaATCAAGCGGGTACCCTAAAGATTGTATTACTGAGCAAGAAAAAGATGCTTATATTGCTGAATATGAAAAAGCTGAAGGTGTAAAActagacaaagaaaaaattacgaaaaatgaGGGCTTACGAGCTGTAGCTAAATTGAGTTTGAATTCATTATGGGGAAAATTTGGACAACGGGAAAATTTACCGCAAACTGAAATTATCACTACTAGAGCCCGATTAATGGAGATGTTAACAGATAGTCAGATTGAAATCACGGGGTTTCTACCGGTAAATGATAAAACAATATatctaaattatataaattgcgCGGATAGTGTAACAGCTTCACCTACAACGAATGTTGTTATAGCTGCGTATACAACAGCCCAAGCTCGCCTAAAGTTATATAGTTATTTAGAAAACTTGGGTGAACGTGTATTATATTGCGATACAGATTCTTGTATTTACATTTCTAAAGATAATCAATACGAACCCCCAACAGGTAAATTCTTAGGCGATTTAACCGATGAGCTAGAATCTTATGGACCTGGTAGTTATATATCATCATTCGTAACAGGCGGTCCTAAATTTTATGCATACATCGTCCGTAAAACAGATGACAGTACTAGCGAGGTGTGCAAAGTTAAAGGGATAacgttaaattttgaaaacagtcaaaaaatcaattataatacAATCAGGTCTTTTATATTAGGTGATAATACTGAACCTATTATAGTTAAGTTTGACGCTATAAGACGTACGCTTTTTCATGATGTAGTAACGCGTAAAGAATCAAAGACAACAAAGCTACAATATAAAAAGCGTAGGCTTACTAATGAACATCGGTCTTTACCATTTGGTTATTTAACGTTATAA